In Rutidosis leptorrhynchoides isolate AG116_Rl617_1_P2 chromosome 2, CSIRO_AGI_Rlap_v1, whole genome shotgun sequence, one genomic interval encodes:
- the LOC139889889 gene encoding protein GAMETE EXPRESSED 1-like, translated as MKTNSRPEDLADREEELTDCEPGDLVYISEIVASDEQRSRLAWHPSDCLQKETGRSPFSYCDKKSLMVECRKLDQEAHRICLEFYPETNTICHQLQTDAFKRQPKRLVNELKRSAEFAEIIEKQAERLSHSSDHIHDFLSSLDVQTQQVAQTSKNVEDRVNVGLEHSQSV; from the exons ATGAAAACAAATTCTAGACCTGAAGATCTCGCGGATCGCGAGGAAGAGCTCACGGATTGTGAGCCTGGTGATTTG GTATATATCTCAGAGATTGTAGCCAGTGATGAACAACGGTCTAGGCTGGCTTGGCATCCGAGTGATTGTCTTCAAAAGGAAACTGGAAGGTCTCCGTTTTCTTATTGCGATAAAAAATCTTTGATGGTTGAGTGTCGTAAACTAGATCAGGAGGCTCATAGGATTTGTCTTGAGTTTTATCCCGAGACGAATACTATCTGCCATCAGTTACA GACTGATGCATTTAAGagacaaccaaaaaggttggtgaatgAACTCAAAAGATCTGCTGAATTTGCAGAGATCATAGAAAAGCAAGCAGAGCGTCTGTCGCATAGTTCAGATCATATTCATGACTTTTTATCTTCTCTTGATGTTCAAACACAACAAGTGGCCCAAACATCAAAAAATGTCGAAGACCGTGTGAATGTTGGGTTAGAACATTCACAATCTGTTTAG
- the LOC139893292 gene encoding monolignol oxidoreductase AtBBE-like 15: MGEDLFWAIRGGGGSSFGIILSWKIKLVPVPELVTKFSIDRTQEQNLTEIIYKWQFVAPKIDKDLDIRILMFSVVNPSTGNRTIRATFDTVFLGGTDRLLQLMRDEFPELGLTREDCTEMSWVESVKIGAGFVNGEPLEVLLNRTAQPKNSVKVKSDFATSPISKDGFEGIWKFYNDKIEAFMGLLVLTPYGGRMDEISESAIPFPHRVGTLYMIEYVVAWDGNETSPHISWIRSLYNYMTSYVSNSPREAYLNYDDLDLGVGRTYEEANRTWGPNYFKNNFDRLVKVKTMVDPDNFFKHEQSIPTRS, encoded by the coding sequence ATGGGCGAGGATCTTTTTTGGGCGATTAGAGGCGGTGGAGGTTCGAGTTTCGGGATCATTCTTTCATGGAAAATAAAGCTCGTTCCGGTCCCGGAATTGGTAACAAAATTCTCAATCGACAGAACACAAGAACAAAATTTAACCGAAATTATCTATAAGTGGCAATTTGTTGCACCAAAGATCGATAAAGATCTTGACATCAGAATTCTAATGTTCAGTGTGGTTAATCCAAGTACAGGAAACCGAACGATTAGGGCAACGTTTGATACGGTATTTCTCGGTGGAACCGATCGGTTACTTCAATTGATGCGGGACGAATTCCCGGAATTGGGTTTAACAAGAGAAGACTGCACCGAAATGAGCTGGGTTGAATCGGTTAAAATTGGTGCAGGTTTCGTTAACGGGGAACCTTTGGAGGTACTTTTGAATAGAACTGCCCAACCGAAAAATTCTGTTAAAGTGAAATCAGATTTCGCAACAAGTCCTATTTCAAAAGACGGGTTTGAAGGTATATGGAAGTTTTACAATGATAAAATAGAAGCTTTTATGGGACTACTCGTGTTAACTCCGTACGGAGGGCGAATGGATGAGATTTCGGAATCAGCGATTCCATTCCCGCATAGAGTCGGGACGTTATACATGATTGAATACGTGGTCGCTTGGGATGGGAATGAAACATCACCGCATATAAGTTGGATTAGAAGTTTATATAACTATATGACTAGTTATGTTTCGAATTCGCCAAGAGAAGCGTATTTGAATTATGATGATTTGGATCTTGGAGTTGGTAGGACCTACGAGGAAGCAAATCGTACATGGGGTCCGAATTACTTTAAAAATAATTTTGACAGGCTTGTTAAGGTGAAGACAATGGTTGATCCTGATAACTTTTTCAAGCATGAACAAAGTATACCTACAAGATCCTAA
- the LOC139894246 gene encoding berberine bridge enzyme-like 18: MQMNTKTHYSLLHLIVLILVRAGQVLSNNTDDDFLNCLILNSDNATSISKVIYSPNNSSYTSVLQFSINNLRFISPSTPKPRYIVTPTDESQIPTLVSCSKKYDLEIRTRSGGHDFEGLSYVSQVPFVILDLRNLKSVTVEVETATAWVQAGATLGELYYNIAQKSRNLGFPGGICYQLGLGGHV, from the coding sequence ATGCAAATGAACACTAAAACACACTATTCTTTGTTGCATCTCATTGTTTTGATCTTGGTAAGAGCGGGTCAAGTTTTATCGAATAATACCGATGATGATTTTTTGAATTGCTTAATTCTCAATTCTGATAATGCAACATCAATCTCTAAAGTAATATACAGCCCAAATAACTCATCATACACATCAGTCTTACAGTTCTCTATAAATAACTTACGATTCATATCACCCTCAACTCCAAAACCTCGTTATATCGTTACACCAACCGACGAATCTCAAATCCCGACACTCGTTTCCTGCTCCAAGAAATACGATTTAGAGATCCGAACGCGTAGTGGGGGCCATGATTTCGAGGGGTTGTCATATGTATCACAAGTCCCATTTGTGATTCTTGATCTCAGAAATTTAAAATCCGTTACAGTTGAAGTTGAAACCGCAACTGCATGGGTTCAAGCCGGTGCAACTTTAGGTGAACTTTATTACAATATCGCGCAAAAAAGTCGAAATCTTGGATTCCCGGGTGGTATTTGTTATCAATTAGGGCTCGGTGGACacgtgtaa
- the LOC139889890 gene encoding protein GAMETE EXPRESSED 1-like: MRHYKNFVLIILWILVLFSQSIESFSWSFFSSKKVDADEKPSETSNNIVAEFSMEGFHSEKGMTLVKKAKEKVALSNTCWQNAYQNLFAGCSEILASEESRKRLAWHLTDCFQKDTGRAPFPYCDVKSHMVDCSKRLDKESHSIYLEFYLETNTICHQLQTDAFKRQTERLVNELKKTAESAEDKLENIEGQADRLLHSSAHIHNSLSSIDVQTQELAQTSKNVEEHISTVLMHSQSVYEQSVKIADSQLELRTQQLNMNEKLDEGMTMLNESTNKLGEEMKNLRNEAVEIEKEIGKVGDTMFMKMDTLQNKADDIENITETSLDRQKQLLEHQNVALEVLQTVTSFQSQALEESRGTLQKLIELGRTQQQELIQRQEQLKNAHDHLVQNSKTILAAQETFESKQAGMFLAIDKLFALHNAILLESRVMKAFLLYAFIIFTLYMFTGTKQTYSVRSRLYIGLCLTLLIEVLVLRYGNSMEQQALFISIIRSIFLVLATCQLAYAVYIYRDYETLNYQMLQSLIEKVNGMQENKQFCDDYDSDVDWSSWVDADITEDELEDLDYMQPQVAAITTSSVSSDYNLRHKRHKRR, translated from the exons ATGAGACATTATAAGAATTTTGTTCTCATTATCCTATGGATTCTTGTGTTGTTCTCGCAAAGCATCGAGTCCTTCAGTTGGTCGTTTTTCTCAAGTAAAAAAGTTGATGCTGATGAAAAACCTTCAGAAACATCCAATAATATCGTTGCTGAATTCTCAATGGAAGGTTTCCATAGCGAAAAAGGGATGACGTTGGTGAAAAAGGCGAAAGAAAAGGTTGCGTTATCAAATACTTGTTGGCAAAATGCGTATCAGAATTTGTTTGCAGGATGTTCAGAAATTTTAGCAAGTGAAGAATCACGGAAAAGGCTTGCTTGGCATCTTACGGATTGTTTTCAGAAGGACACTGGGCGGGCCCCGTTTCCTTATTGCGATGTGAAATCTCATATGGTTGATTGTTCTAAACGATTAGATAAGGAATCTCATAGCATTTATCTTGAATTCTATCTTGAGACGAATACAATCTGCCACCAGTTACA GACTGATGCATTCAAGAGACAAACGGAAAGATTAGTAAACGAACTTAAAAAAACTGCAGAATCTGCAGAGGATAAGTTAGAGAACATAGAAGGGCAAGCAGACCGTCTGTTACATAGTTCCGCTCATATTCACAATTCTTTATCTTCGATCGATGTTCAAACTCAAGAACTTGCTCAAACATCAAAAAACGTCGAAGAGCACATTAGTACCGTTTTAATGCATTCACAGTCGGTTTATGAACAATCTGTTAAAATAGCCGATTCTCAATTGGAGCTGAGAACACAACAACTGAATATGAACGAGAAGCTGGATGAAGGGATGACTATGTTGAATGAATCTACGAATAAATTGGGTGAAGAAATGAAGAATTTAAGAAACGAAGCGGTTGAAATCGAAAAAGAAATCGGTAAAGTGGGAGATACAATGTTTATGAAGATGGATACGCTACAAAACAAAGCTGATGATATCGAGAATATTACGGAAACGTCTTTGGACAGACAAAAACAACTTCTTGAACATCAGAATGTAGCGCTTGAGGTTTTGCAGACAGTCACGAGTTTTCAGTCTCAAGCACTAGAAGAAAGCAG AGGAACTCTGCAAAAGTTGATTGAGCTTGGTCGTACACAACAGCAGGAACTGATACAAAGGCAGGAACAACTTAAGAACGCTCATGATCATCTTGTTCAGAATTCAAAAACCATACTGGCAGCTCAG GAAACATTTGAGTCAAAACAAGCAGGCATGTTTCTTGCCATTGATAAACTTTTCGCTCTGCACAATGCAATTTTGCTGGAATCGCGAGTCATGAAAGCTTTCCTACTGTACGCTTTCATCATATTCACGTTGTATATGTTTACGGGTACAAAGCAAACATACAGTGTTAGATCAAGGCTATACATAG GGTTATGTTTGACATTACTGATTGAAGTTTTAGTACTTCGATACGGCAACAGTATGGAACAACAAGCTCTTTTCATCAGCATTATTAGGTCAATATTCTTGGTTCTCGCAACATGTCAGCTCGCGTACGCCGTTTACATATACAG GGACTACGAGACGTTAAACTATCAGATGCTACAATCACTTATCGAGAAGGTTAACGGCATGCAAGAAAATAAACAGTTTTGTGACGATTATGATAGTGACGTGGACTGGTCTTCATGGGTTGATGCTGATATAACCGAAGATGAATTGGAAGATCTTGACTATATGCAACCACAAGTTGCTGCAATCACCACCTCTTCAGTTTCAAGTGATTACAATCTCCGTCACAAACGCCACAAACGTCgatag